The proteins below are encoded in one region of Rhodopirellula halodulae:
- a CDS encoding prenyltransferase/squalene oxidase repeat-containing protein — MTTASATAASSTPRSRWRTEISDESKPPSESGDEEGELEPVKRSVPAWLVSMVFHLVVLLVLALLTTPVGEGLGSMVLEFGEATESENFELDNLSIETSESMLESTNDLESETVVDTDIQSLMETMEVPTETLEMVPLELGAGPASEIVQPMFNGRSGPMKSALLAAYGGNEETVTAVERGLRWLVKNQERSGSWSMAGPYSDGAPFSENRCAATAMAMLAFQGDGNTHLSGPYSENVENGLRTLLRGQRKDGFLATQVRGDDQQAYGHAQATIALCELYGMTEDSALRGPAQAAVDYCVNAQSSAGGWRYRPRQDSDLSVTGWYVMALTSAHSAGLEVPSSTLRMADTYLDSVQSYDGSAYAYMRNQGASYPMTAEGLLCRQYLGWPRDQEGMRVGLSDLVDSAMLDPNNPNVYYWYYATQALHHYGGEPWRKWNSVMRKEIPRLQLRRGAEAGSWSPQADEWGRRAGRLYTTCLSIYCLEVYYRHMPLYDHKIN; from the coding sequence GTGACTACTGCATCAGCGACCGCGGCTTCCTCGACACCTCGGTCACGTTGGCGAACCGAGATTTCGGACGAAAGCAAACCACCGTCCGAATCGGGTGATGAAGAAGGCGAGTTGGAACCAGTCAAACGATCCGTGCCGGCATGGCTGGTGAGCATGGTGTTTCACTTGGTCGTGCTGTTGGTGCTGGCACTGCTGACCACTCCCGTTGGTGAAGGCCTGGGCAGCATGGTGCTGGAGTTTGGTGAGGCCACCGAATCGGAGAACTTCGAACTCGACAATCTCAGCATCGAGACATCGGAATCGATGTTGGAATCCACCAATGACCTCGAAAGCGAAACGGTCGTGGACACGGATATCCAATCGCTCATGGAAACGATGGAGGTGCCGACGGAAACGCTCGAGATGGTGCCGTTGGAATTGGGTGCCGGTCCTGCCAGCGAAATCGTTCAGCCGATGTTCAATGGCCGAAGCGGTCCAATGAAAAGTGCTTTGCTGGCGGCTTACGGCGGTAACGAAGAAACGGTCACCGCCGTCGAACGCGGATTGCGTTGGCTGGTCAAGAATCAAGAACGATCAGGTTCGTGGAGCATGGCAGGCCCCTACTCCGACGGAGCTCCATTTTCCGAAAACCGTTGTGCCGCGACCGCTATGGCGATGCTCGCTTTCCAAGGCGACGGCAATACACATCTGAGCGGCCCGTACTCGGAAAATGTCGAGAATGGATTGCGAACGCTACTGCGTGGCCAACGCAAAGACGGCTTTTTGGCAACTCAAGTTCGCGGTGACGATCAACAAGCTTACGGGCACGCTCAAGCAACGATCGCTCTCTGCGAGCTGTACGGAATGACGGAGGACTCGGCACTACGTGGCCCGGCTCAGGCCGCCGTTGACTACTGCGTCAACGCCCAATCATCTGCGGGTGGATGGCGATACCGACCGCGTCAAGACTCCGATCTCTCGGTCACCGGTTGGTACGTGATGGCGCTGACCAGTGCCCACTCGGCTGGTTTGGAAGTTCCCTCGTCAACGCTCCGGATGGCGGATACCTACTTGGATTCCGTCCAATCGTACGATGGCTCGGCTTACGCTTACATGCGCAATCAAGGCGCCAGCTATCCGATGACGGCGGAAGGTTTACTCTGTCGCCAGTACTTAGGATGGCCGCGAGACCAGGAAGGCATGCGGGTTGGTTTGAGCGACCTGGTCGACAGCGCGATGCTGGATCCAAACAATCCCAACGTTTACTACTGGTATTACGCCACCCAGGCGTTGCATCACTACGGCGGTGAACCTTGGAGAAAATGGAACTCCGTCATGCGAAAGGAAATTCCGCGATTGCAATTGCGGAGAGGTGCCGAAGCCGGAAGCTGGTCCCCACAAGCGGATGAATGGGGACGCCGAGCGGGCCGCCTCTACACGACTTGCCTGTCGATCTACTGCTTGGAGGTCTACTACCGCCACATGCCGCTGTACGACCACAAAATCAACTGA